The genomic window GGCACTTTAGGGACCGTTCCACCCCATCAGTGAGCGAGCGCACAATTTTGTTTGCATTCGGGATTTTAATTCACGCTTGGCAAGTACAATGCCGAGCACCACGCGTTTTATTATGAGACGCATGGAATGGAACTGAGACAACACCGAAGCTCCCGATTGGCGATTGACTCTTTTCCCTGCGGGACTAGCATATCCCTCGTCAGGAGATCACGAGGGGACCCAGCATAGCTAAGCAGAGTTATGCAGCCTCCCCAGAGCGGAAGCAATCGGTTCAGCGCACGGAGTCGCGTTTTCGTCCTGGCTCCTTTTTGCATCTATGTGAGAGCTGATTTTGGCAAACCGCAGTACAAAGAGACGACGGCGAAAACCTCCCACCCACCCGCAGGCCGCCCGTGCTCAAGAACCCCGTGCTTCGAAGACTCCCAGCCGGGAAAGTCGCCACCAGACCTCTCAGCCGGTCGCCGAAGCTCCGCTTTACCAGGTCTCCGGCCATGAACTACTGAAGGGGTACTTACCGGCGCTGGCGGCGTTCCTCGGTGTGCTGCTGTTTGCCTACTGGCCCACGCTGTTGTGGCTGGAAGACTCCTGGCGTAATGAACCCGATTACTCCCATGGCTATTTGGTGCTGCCTCTGGCGGGACTGCTGTGCTGGCAGCGCCGCGAACTATTCCCTGGCGTCACCGGACGCGTCAACTGGAGTGGCCTGGCACTAATCGCGCTGGCGGTCGTGATGCGGATCGTGGGACGCTTGTCCTACACCGACTTCCTCGACGCTTGGTCCTTGCTTCCTTTGATCACGGGTACGGTTTTGCTGTTATTCGGCTGGGCAGCCATGAAATGGGCCCTGCCGGCAATTGGTTTCCTGTTCCTGATGATCCCCTTGCCTTACCAAGCGGAAAGCTTGCTCAGCTGGAAACTGCAAGGTATCGCGTCTGAATTGAGCACGGTGATGCTGCGGATACTGGGCCAACCGGCCGTGTCCGAAGGGCATGTGATCTGGATCGATGACCAACGACTGCACGTCGAGGAAGCCTGCTCAGGCATGCGGATCTTTGTCGGGGTTGCCGCGTTAGCCTACTTCTGGGCCGCTTCGGTAACCCGCAGCTGGATCGATCGCGTGATCCTGCTGGCGGCAGTTATCCCCTTGGCGGTGATGGTAAACGCCACCAGGATCACTGCGGTCGGATTATTGAACCAAATGTTTGACGATACCGTCAGCCGCAATAGAATCCATGACTGGTCGGGGTACATGATGATCCCCTTAGCTTTCTTCATCTTGTGGCTGGTGAAGGTTTACTGGCAGCGACTCTACCGCCCGCTGGAACAGCTCACCGCAAGGGATTTTGTACCGAGTTCGACGTAGTTTGTATCGCTTGGTTCAGTTAATTCCACTTTCATATTCTTTTGTCCGCCGACAACTCTACAGGTCAATTCATGACTACTCATGCACCTCCCAAAGGCATTCCGGGTTACTCGGCTGGGTCCCCAGGGGCCGCGCCGCCCTTTCAGTTTGACCCTTGGCTGATCTGGGTGACGTTTCGCCGCTGCTGGATGTGGGCCTTGCCTTGCGGACTGGTGCTGGCTGGCATTGCGGCCTACGTGGTACAGCGAGACTTTGTACCTCGATATCGCGCCAGCCACCTGCTTGAGGCCAGCCAGGACTACGTGCTGTTCAAGAATTTGCTGCCAACCGCTGGCTCCAACCTTTCGGGTACCGAAAGAACCATCCTGTTGAATTCGATCGTGCTGGATCCGGTACTGGAGGATGCCTCGCTAAGAAAGGCCCCCAGTCTTTCCGATCCCTTGATTGCAGAACAAAATTTGCGTCGTAATATCTCCATTAGTAGTGGTGGTGCGGCGACACGGATGGTCGTCAGTTACACCGACACCGACCAACAAGCCGCTGCCATGGTCTGCAACGCCATTGTGGATTCGTACCTGCGGCAGCGGAACGCATTCGACAGCAGCCGCATGCGGAATCTGGAACGCTGGCTGGAACCCGAGACCACACGTTGGGAACAAGAAGTGGAAAGCCGGCAGTTAAGGGTCCAAGAGTTGAGTGCTAGGCTCATGGGTTACGCGCCTACCGAGCGGGTCGACGCAATGGAGGACAAAAACAGTTTCTCCATGATGCAGAGCCTACACTCGCAAGTCGCAAACCTAACCTACGAACTGGCAGTCCTGGACGCCCATCACGCGATGCGCGAAGAGCTTCGTGGCGAACAAGGTCTGGAATCGCCCGAGGACTCGGTCAAGCGAATCGAACCCACACCGGAGGCGATTGCACAGACGGTTGCGAACAACCCCAGTGTCAAGGAAGCCCAGGCTCACATCGCCCGGTACAAGAAAATCATGCTCGAAATGGAAGACAATGGGCGAATTCGAGTGGCTCGCGACCACTACGAAGACATGCAGTCGCGGCGTGATGAGTGGACCGCCAAACTGGAGCAGGCTACCAAAGACGCACAGGAGCAAGCGTTGGCTTACCTGAATCAAAAAGCGGACGAAGACTTCGAAGCTCGCAAGGCCGCTGCGATTGTTGAACGCGAACGGAAACGGGCAGCACAGATCGCCGCTGACGAGCAGGAACGCAAATCGCTGGTCGCTAAATTGGAAATTGCCCAATCGCTGTATGACGAAGAAAGAGAGCGAATGTCACAATATGGCGGTGCCACGGCCGAACTTAGTTTTGCCAGGCAAGAGCTTGAAGTGGCCAACGACGTCTTGTCAAAACTGCGCGGACGCGTAGCGGCGATTCAGACCGAACGCAGACAGGACGGTGCAGTCCGCTCGCTAGCTGCTGCCAAACCGCCGTCCCGCCCGATCGAAAAAATCCCCTACAAAAAGATGTTCATGGCCTCCGCTGGGGCGATGGCGCTGCCCTTCCTGCTGGGCTTGTTGTGGGAGTTCCGAGTGCGTCGAATCTCCGACGGCAGCACGCTCTCCAAGATGACCGGGCTCGCCCCTGTGGTGGGCGAAGTGTCTCGGTTGCCGGCCGGCAGCGGAAGTCGCCGCAGTCGCCGCCTGTTCGAAGAAAGCATCGACACCTTGCGTTCCAACCTGTTCCTGTCCGTTCGCACCCGGGATACGCGATCCATCGCGGTGGCGAGCAGCATGTCCGGGGAAGGCAAAAGCAGCGTCGCATCGCAGTTGGCAATTTCGATTGCCAAAGCCACGGGCGAGCTAGTCCTGCTGGTCGATGCCGACCTGCGTTGTCCCGATCAGCACGACATTTTTGGGCTGGAAATGGGACCGGGATTGTGCGGTGTATTGTCGGAAGAAGCGACGCTCAAAGACGCGGTTGATACCAGCCTCGGGGACTTGATTCACGTCTTGCCCGCGGGCCACCTGACCAGCAGCCCGCATCGCTTGATCAATCCATCGGCGATGCGTGACTTTGTTGACCGCGCGTTAGCAGATTACCGCTTTGTGGTCGTCGATACGGCCCCCGTGCTGGCGGCCGGAGAAACCCTGGCGGTCGCATCGGCGGTCGACTCGACGTTGCTGTGCGTAATGCGAGACGTCAGCCGCACAGAAAATCTGACCCGCAGCATGCGACGCTTGGAAGCTTCAGGAGCAAACATTGCGGGCACCGTGTTCAGTGGGGTCAGTCCCCGCGAGTACGCCTACCGATATGGAAATTACGATTACGCCATCGCCGGAGAAACAAACTCCTAGGCGGTACATGCGACAAGCTTGGCTGCTTGTCACTGACGATCACTCTACTTTTAGGCGGCAAGCCTGCCCCCACTGCCTAGCTGGTGGCGAGCAGCTTGAATTTAGACAAAACCGATATGGCCAATACAAATCCCCCACCACCCCAAGCGGATGACGCTCCCAGCGACGAGGCGGCTCGCCTTGCGGCGGCCGCGGCGAAACCGAGTGCCCGAAGCACCGGCTCCGCCACGTCTGAGCAGATCCGCCAAACGCGTCGGCTGCGTTGGGAGTGGAACGGTCGGTTGGTCGTGGTAACCATCGTGGTCACACTGATCCTTAGCCTGTTGGCGACCGGGTCCTATCTCTACAACTCTCGCCGGACGGCCAGCACGTTCTTGCAGCGCGCAGAACAAGCCGCCGACGCGGAAAATTATTCCGAACAGGCCAAGTGGTTGCGGCGCTATTCGTTGCTCAAGCCCGATGACCTGGATGCGATTGTCAATGCAGCCATCGCGGCGGACGAGGCGGCCGATCGAACTGCCCTGCCGCAGCGTTCGGCGGCGATCAACAACGCCAGAAAACAACTTAGCAACGCCATCGGTCGGCTCAGTGCCGAAGAAGATCATGCCAGGGAGACGGATCTTCGCATTCGTTTAATTGAACGCCTGTTGCAACTGGGGAGTTATTGGTGCCGGGAAGCCGAGCGTCAGGTCGTATTGCTGGACGCCGAACCAGACGATCCTCGCGCCACCAAGTGGCTCGCACAAGCGTTGACGGGCCAAGTTAATGCGGACGCCTACACCCAACGGCAAATGCCCCTTGTCGATCAGCAAGAAACGGACTACTGGAATTGGCTGGCCGGACAACCCGTTGGCGCCGTCCTTGCCTTGGCCGTCGAGCGAAACGAGAAAGATCTGGACCTGCTTGCCAGCTTCTTAAATTTGCTTAAAACGCACCCGGAACACTGTCAATCCGGCGACAACCTGGCTGAGCTGGCACAGTCCCTGGAGGAGACGAAACAAGAATTGGCATCCGCCGTCGCTAAGATCCGTGACAATCAAGATGGCCGCTCGCAATTGCTGGTTTACGAGCTGGATATATTCTTAGGCCGGGAGCACGACGCACGGGCTGGCTTATTGGATGCTGCCCAGCACG from Roseimaritima ulvae includes these protein-coding regions:
- a CDS encoding polysaccharide biosynthesis tyrosine autokinase translates to MTTHAPPKGIPGYSAGSPGAAPPFQFDPWLIWVTFRRCWMWALPCGLVLAGIAAYVVQRDFVPRYRASHLLEASQDYVLFKNLLPTAGSNLSGTERTILLNSIVLDPVLEDASLRKAPSLSDPLIAEQNLRRNISISSGGAATRMVVSYTDTDQQAAAMVCNAIVDSYLRQRNAFDSSRMRNLERWLEPETTRWEQEVESRQLRVQELSARLMGYAPTERVDAMEDKNSFSMMQSLHSQVANLTYELAVLDAHHAMREELRGEQGLESPEDSVKRIEPTPEAIAQTVANNPSVKEAQAHIARYKKIMLEMEDNGRIRVARDHYEDMQSRRDEWTAKLEQATKDAQEQALAYLNQKADEDFEARKAAAIVERERKRAAQIAADEQERKSLVAKLEIAQSLYDEERERMSQYGGATAELSFARQELEVANDVLSKLRGRVAAIQTERRQDGAVRSLAAAKPPSRPIEKIPYKKMFMASAGAMALPFLLGLLWEFRVRRISDGSTLSKMTGLAPVVGEVSRLPAGSGSRRSRRLFEESIDTLRSNLFLSVRTRDTRSIAVASSMSGEGKSSVASQLAISIAKATGELVLLVDADLRCPDQHDIFGLEMGPGLCGVLSEEATLKDAVDTSLGDLIHVLPAGHLTSSPHRLINPSAMRDFVDRALADYRFVVVDTAPVLAAGETLAVASAVDSTLLCVMRDVSRTENLTRSMRRLEASGANIAGTVFSGVSPREYAYRYGNYDYAIAGETNS
- a CDS encoding exosortase/archaeosortase family protein, with the protein product MANRSTKRRRRKPPTHPQAARAQEPRASKTPSRESRHQTSQPVAEAPLYQVSGHELLKGYLPALAAFLGVLLFAYWPTLLWLEDSWRNEPDYSHGYLVLPLAGLLCWQRRELFPGVTGRVNWSGLALIALAVVMRIVGRLSYTDFLDAWSLLPLITGTVLLLFGWAAMKWALPAIGFLFLMIPLPYQAESLLSWKLQGIASELSTVMLRILGQPAVSEGHVIWIDDQRLHVEEACSGMRIFVGVAALAYFWAASVTRSWIDRVILLAAVIPLAVMVNATRITAVGLLNQMFDDTVSRNRIHDWSGYMMIPLAFFILWLVKVYWQRLYRPLEQLTARDFVPSST